One segment of Variovorax sp. V93 DNA contains the following:
- a CDS encoding aspartate carbamoyltransferase, with the protein MSQQQDLLRDAMRRLNLTRDAFSERLGVRRRALDTWLLPSDSSESRAMPEMVGKFVAEILQREALDTGAGPAGAGQRPLAQRIAAEGKPQLLSVAQFDRGSLEDLFHVADVMQPIARRQKVTRILEGAVLGSLFFEASTRTRVSFGAAFCRLGGTVCDTTGFTFSSMAKGESIYDTSRVMSGYVDALVVRHPEQGSVAEFARATNIPVINAGDGPGEHPSQAILDLYTIQREFLRMGKLVDGTHVAMVGDLKYGRTVHSLIRLLSLYRGLKFTLIAPPSLEMPAYLVELVARNGHVIEQTSSLAQGLRGADVVYATRVQKERFANGETLEGYTPEFQVCKALVDAACKPDTILMHPLPRDGRPGANDLSVDLNHDPRLAIFRQTDNGIPVRMAIFAVLMGVEQQVARSMRDASWRSPAHIGPDDADFDGLD; encoded by the coding sequence ATGAGCCAACAGCAAGACCTCCTGCGCGACGCGATGCGCCGCCTCAATCTCACGCGCGACGCATTCTCCGAACGGCTGGGCGTGCGCCGCCGTGCGCTCGACACCTGGCTGCTGCCGTCCGACTCGAGCGAGTCGCGCGCGATGCCGGAGATGGTCGGCAAGTTCGTTGCCGAGATTCTTCAGCGCGAGGCGCTGGACACCGGTGCCGGTCCGGCGGGCGCAGGGCAGCGTCCGCTCGCGCAGCGCATCGCGGCTGAAGGCAAGCCGCAGCTGCTGTCGGTCGCACAGTTCGACCGTGGCAGCCTCGAGGACCTGTTCCACGTGGCCGACGTGATGCAGCCGATCGCGCGCCGGCAGAAGGTCACGCGCATCCTCGAGGGCGCCGTGCTCGGCAGCCTGTTCTTCGAGGCCAGCACGCGCACGCGCGTGAGCTTCGGCGCCGCCTTCTGCCGGCTCGGCGGCACGGTGTGCGACACCACGGGCTTCACCTTCTCGTCGATGGCCAAGGGCGAGTCGATCTACGACACCAGCCGCGTGATGAGCGGCTATGTCGACGCGCTGGTGGTGCGCCATCCCGAGCAGGGCTCGGTAGCCGAATTCGCGCGCGCCACCAACATTCCGGTCATCAACGCCGGCGACGGCCCCGGCGAACACCCGAGCCAGGCCATCCTCGACCTGTACACCATCCAGCGCGAGTTCTTGCGCATGGGCAAGCTGGTCGACGGCACGCATGTGGCGATGGTCGGCGACCTCAAGTACGGCCGCACGGTGCATTCGCTGATCCGCCTGCTGTCGCTGTACCGCGGGCTGAAGTTCACGCTGATCGCGCCGCCCTCGCTGGAGATGCCGGCCTACCTGGTCGAGCTGGTCGCGCGCAACGGCCACGTCATCGAGCAGACCTCCTCGCTGGCGCAGGGGCTGCGCGGCGCCGACGTGGTCTATGCGACCCGCGTTCAGAAGGAGCGGTTCGCGAACGGAGAAACGCTGGAGGGCTACACGCCCGAGTTCCAGGTGTGCAAGGCCCTGGTGGATGCGGCCTGCAAGCCCGACACCATCCTGATGCATCCCTTGCCGCGCGACGGGCGCCCGGGCGCGAACGACCTCAGCGTGGACCTCAACCACGACCCGCGGCTGGCGATCTTCAGGCAGACCGACAACGGCATCCCGGTGCGCATGGCGATCTTCGCGGTGCTGATGGGCGTGGAGCAGCAGGTCGCGCGCTCGATGCGCGATGCCAGCTGGCGCTCGCCCGCGCACATCGGGCCCGACGACGCGGACTTCGACGGGCTCGACTGA
- a CDS encoding SMP-30/gluconolactonase/LRE family protein, with protein sequence MAVQIIRIGTTKDLLGESPCWDADAKALNWIDALGGTLWRLHAGTDAPERHELPAPVGSIAPCRGGAAVVVALRNGFARYDFPTRRLEHLARIPVDHPKLRFNDGKCDPAGHFLAGTMHVDRQPGEPVLGGLYRLRTDRRVEQLADDIGFANGPCFSPDGRVLYLADSLERTVWAYDYDPDGPLRHKRVFAKTHAFDSGPDGATVDAQGFFWTVLTRAAKLARYAPDGRLERLVDLPASYPTSICFGGPDLAHMYLTTISRSARLAGNKAEDGGLFRIEGLPAPGRLPHLFGGC encoded by the coding sequence ATGGCCGTGCAGATCATCAGAATCGGAACCACGAAAGACCTGTTGGGCGAAAGCCCTTGCTGGGATGCCGATGCGAAGGCGCTGAACTGGATCGATGCGCTCGGCGGCACGCTGTGGCGGCTCCATGCCGGAACCGATGCGCCCGAGCGGCACGAGCTGCCGGCACCCGTGGGCTCGATCGCGCCCTGCCGCGGTGGCGCGGCCGTGGTGGTGGCGCTGCGCAACGGCTTCGCGCGCTACGACTTCCCCACGCGCAGGCTGGAGCACCTGGCCCGCATCCCCGTGGACCATCCGAAGCTGCGCTTCAACGACGGCAAGTGTGATCCGGCGGGCCACTTCCTGGCCGGCACCATGCACGTCGACCGCCAGCCCGGCGAGCCGGTCCTGGGCGGCCTCTACCGGCTGCGCACCGATCGCCGCGTGGAGCAGCTGGCCGACGACATCGGCTTTGCCAACGGACCCTGCTTCAGCCCCGACGGCCGCGTGCTGTACCTGGCCGACAGCCTGGAGCGCACCGTCTGGGCCTACGACTACGACCCCGACGGCCCGCTGCGCCACAAGCGCGTGTTCGCGAAGACGCACGCATTCGATTCCGGTCCCGACGGTGCCACGGTCGACGCGCAGGGCTTCTTCTGGACCGTGCTGACCCGCGCCGCCAAGCTCGCGCGTTACGCGCCCGACGGCCGGCTGGAACGCCTGGTCGATCTGCCAGCGAGCTATCCCACGAGCATCTGCTTCGGCGGGCCGGACCTCGCGCACATGTACCTGACCACGATTTCGCGCAGCGCGCGCCTGGCGGGGAACAAGGCGGAGGATGGCGGGCTGTTCCGGATCGAGGGGCTGCCCGCGCCGGGGCGCCTGCCCCACCTGTTCGGCGGCTGCTAG
- a CDS encoding ABC transporter substrate-binding protein: MALRRRQLIQAAAAGAAALAGGMPAFAQARTKVKVGYLHTPAVDGHIWIGQESGAFAKQGLELEMIQFTTGLELFQAMIGGSLDMLSTGAVVSNFPARGQGKVFLMNNIEYATAQLWVREDAGIQTVADLKGKQISTTTGTTAHVFLDRALRSAKLDPAKDVKLVNQRMTEAVTSFISGAVPAVALWVPFDSVIRQKLPGARKLIDASAFFPEAAIMGGWAARNDYYDKNRAVIARLIAAWAEVNDVVTGKPDAAAEMLQKTQYKEVPLADFKEQFKASKYYTNAEWRTRYQDGTVTKWLQQVTDFFVANANIQGALKAEQYFDAKPFLETVKA; the protein is encoded by the coding sequence ATGGCCCTTCGACGCAGACAACTGATCCAGGCCGCCGCCGCCGGCGCGGCCGCACTGGCCGGCGGCATGCCGGCCTTCGCCCAGGCGCGGACCAAGGTCAAGGTGGGCTACCTGCACACCCCGGCCGTGGACGGCCACATCTGGATCGGGCAGGAAAGCGGCGCCTTTGCGAAGCAGGGGCTCGAGCTCGAGATGATCCAGTTCACCACCGGCCTGGAGCTGTTCCAGGCCATGATCGGCGGCAGCCTGGACATGCTGTCCACCGGCGCCGTGGTGTCCAACTTTCCGGCGCGCGGCCAGGGCAAGGTGTTCCTGATGAACAACATCGAGTACGCGACGGCCCAGCTGTGGGTGCGCGAGGACGCCGGCATCCAGACGGTGGCCGATCTCAAGGGCAAGCAGATCTCCACCACCACCGGCACCACGGCGCACGTGTTCCTGGACCGCGCGCTGCGCTCGGCCAAGCTGGACCCGGCCAAGGACGTGAAGCTGGTCAACCAGCGCATGACCGAGGCCGTCACCTCCTTCATCTCCGGCGCGGTGCCGGCGGTGGCGCTGTGGGTGCCCTTCGATTCGGTGATCCGGCAGAAGCTGCCGGGCGCGCGCAAGCTGATCGATGCCTCGGCCTTCTTCCCCGAGGCCGCCATCATGGGTGGCTGGGCCGCGCGCAACGACTACTACGACAAGAACCGCGCCGTCATCGCCAGGCTGATCGCTGCATGGGCCGAGGTCAACGACGTGGTCACGGGCAAGCCCGACGCCGCGGCCGAGATGCTGCAGAAGACCCAGTACAAGGAAGTGCCGCTGGCCGACTTCAAGGAGCAGTTCAAGGCCTCCAAGTACTACACCAACGCCGAGTGGCGCACGCGCTACCAGGACGGCACGGTCACCAAGTGGCTGCAGCAGGTGACGGACTTCTTCGTGGCCAATGCCAACATCCAGGGCGCGCTGAAGGCCGAGCAGTACTTCGACGCCAAGCCCTTCCTGGAGACCGTCAAGGCATGA
- a CDS encoding methyl-accepting chemotaxis protein: protein MRLRDMKIGFRLGGGFAAILLLLMLVSGVALIRLNAVAHSARVMVDEALVKERVANRWANLLGPSIVHSFGMAKATDSANEAYFKKNLTEGVASINPVQEEMGRLLTAPEEKKLFAEVVAARKAVLAHLATINKLKAAGDSEAAGKLADTDYQAALQIYGKAVQQIAENQRVQIDAKAREIQQIHRSGRWVVIALSAVALLAGALCAWQLTVGIVRPMRDALRLAERVASGDLTTRIVPSSRDEVGQLLAALKSMNDNLSKVVGEVRQGTETIATASGQIASGNQDLSSRTEQQASSLQETAASMEELTSTVKQNADNARQANQLAASASEVAVRGGGVVSQVVETMGSINSSSRKIVDIIAVIDGIAFQTNILALNAAVEAARAGEQGRGFAVVAAEVRNLAQRSAAAAKEVKGLIDDSVGKVEAGSQKVAEAGQTMDEIVASVRRVTDIMGEITAASQEQTTGIEQINQAITQMDQVTQQNAALVEEAAAAAAALQDQAGSLSQLVGVFRLDTARRELAPA from the coding sequence ATGCGCCTGCGAGATATGAAAATCGGCTTCCGCCTCGGCGGAGGCTTTGCCGCCATCTTGTTGCTCTTGATGCTGGTTTCCGGCGTCGCCCTGATTCGGTTGAACGCCGTGGCCCATTCGGCCCGTGTGATGGTCGATGAGGCCCTTGTCAAGGAGCGCGTCGCGAACCGGTGGGCCAATCTTCTCGGCCCGAGCATCGTTCATTCCTTCGGCATGGCCAAGGCCACCGACAGTGCGAATGAAGCCTACTTCAAGAAGAACCTGACCGAGGGGGTGGCATCGATCAACCCCGTCCAGGAGGAGATGGGCAGGCTGCTCACGGCGCCGGAGGAAAAGAAGCTGTTCGCCGAAGTGGTGGCGGCGCGCAAGGCGGTGTTGGCCCATCTCGCGACGATCAACAAGCTGAAGGCGGCCGGCGACAGCGAAGCCGCCGGCAAGCTGGCCGACACCGACTATCAGGCCGCCCTTCAGATCTACGGCAAGGCGGTGCAGCAAATCGCGGAAAACCAGCGGGTGCAGATCGACGCGAAGGCCCGCGAGATCCAGCAGATCCACCGCAGCGGCCGCTGGGTCGTGATCGCCCTGTCCGCCGTTGCGCTGCTGGCGGGGGCCTTGTGCGCCTGGCAGTTGACCGTCGGAATCGTGCGTCCGATGCGCGACGCCCTCCGCCTGGCTGAGCGGGTGGCGTCCGGAGACCTGACCACCCGGATCGTCCCCAGCTCGCGCGACGAGGTCGGCCAGTTGCTGGCGGCGCTCAAGTCGATGAACGACAACCTCTCCAAAGTGGTCGGGGAGGTGCGTCAGGGCACGGAGACGATCGCCACCGCCTCGGGCCAGATCGCCTCCGGGAACCAGGACCTGTCGTCGCGCACCGAGCAACAAGCGAGCTCGCTCCAGGAAACCGCGGCCTCCATGGAGGAGCTGACCTCCACCGTCAAGCAGAACGCGGACAACGCGCGCCAGGCCAACCAGCTGGCGGCCTCGGCTTCGGAGGTGGCGGTGCGCGGCGGCGGCGTGGTGAGCCAGGTGGTCGAAACCATGGGATCGATCAACTCGTCCTCGCGCAAGATCGTGGACATCATCGCGGTCATCGACGGCATCGCATTCCAGACCAACATCCTGGCGCTGAACGCCGCAGTGGAAGCCGCCCGTGCCGGCGAGCAGGGGCGGGGCTTCGCGGTGGTTGCGGCAGAGGTGCGCAACCTCGCGCAGCGCTCGGCCGCAGCGGCCAAGGAAGTCAAGGGCCTGATCGACGACTCCGTCGGCAAGGTCGAGGCCGGCAGCCAGAAAGTGGCCGAGGCGGGCCAGACGATGGATGAAATCGTCGCGAGCGTGCGCCGCGTGACCGACATCATGGGCGAGATCACCGCCGCCAGCCAGGAGCAGACGACCGGCATCGAGCAGATCAATCAGGCCATCACGCAGATGGACCAGGTCACCCAGCAGAATGCCGCGCTGGTGGAGGAAGCGGCCGCCGCGGCC
- a CDS encoding tripartite tricarboxylate transporter substrate binding protein: MSYRKLVIGLALGACALVAPAFAQQVTRIVVPFAAGGGTDQYCRILAQELNKQGLNVIIENKPGASGILAADYVARAKPDGQTVLVSSLGTLANNSVLYEKLPYDPAKDFAAVTQIAYQPAIVVGRTDLPYKNIKEMVAYAKQNPGKINRGSPGAAILTNLAPIAFEKEQGFSTLHIPFNGDAPALQALLGNQIDIHGTSITGSLPYVKAGKLRVLGVMDSKRLPQVPEAPTFKEQGFDMEATLWYSLSVPAGTPRPAIERLNKAVNQVIADPDFVARARAIGMEPRGGTPEELDKFIKAEADRWLPVLRGLNLPKQSH; the protein is encoded by the coding sequence ATGAGCTACCGCAAACTCGTGATCGGGCTGGCGCTGGGCGCCTGCGCGCTCGTCGCCCCCGCATTCGCCCAGCAGGTGACCCGCATCGTCGTGCCCTTTGCCGCCGGCGGCGGCACCGACCAGTACTGCCGCATCCTGGCCCAGGAGCTCAACAAGCAGGGCCTGAACGTCATCATCGAGAACAAGCCCGGCGCGAGCGGCATCCTCGCGGCCGACTATGTTGCCCGCGCCAAGCCCGACGGACAGACGGTGCTCGTGTCCTCGCTGGGCACGCTGGCCAACAACAGCGTGCTCTACGAGAAACTGCCCTACGACCCGGCGAAGGACTTCGCCGCCGTCACGCAGATCGCCTACCAGCCGGCCATCGTCGTCGGGCGCACCGACCTGCCCTACAAGAACATCAAGGAAATGGTGGCCTATGCCAAACAGAACCCCGGCAAGATCAACCGCGGCTCGCCGGGCGCGGCCATCCTGACCAACCTCGCGCCCATCGCCTTCGAGAAGGAGCAGGGCTTCAGCACGCTGCACATCCCCTTCAACGGCGATGCACCCGCGCTGCAGGCCCTGCTGGGCAACCAGATCGACATCCACGGCACCTCCATCACGGGATCACTGCCTTATGTGAAGGCCGGCAAGCTGCGCGTGCTGGGCGTGATGGATTCGAAGCGCCTGCCGCAGGTGCCCGAGGCGCCCACCTTCAAGGAGCAGGGCTTCGACATGGAAGCCACGCTCTGGTATTCGCTCTCGGTGCCCGCAGGCACGCCGCGGCCCGCGATCGAGCGCCTGAACAAGGCCGTCAACCAGGTGATCGCCGACCCCGACTTCGTCGCGCGCGCCCGCGCCATCGGCATGGAGCCGCGCGGCGGCACGCCCGAGGAGCTGGACAAGTTCATCAAGGCCGAGGCGGACCGCTGGCTTCCCGTGTTGCGCGGCTTGAACCTGCCGAAGCAGTCGCACTGA
- a CDS encoding GMC family oxidoreductase, translating into MTAGAGGYDYIIVGAGSAGCVLANRLSADARCRVLVLEAGGEGGAFWLRMPIGYFRTIYDPRYSWQFAVEPQEATGHRAIVWPRGKVLGGSSAINGLLYIRGQHADFDDWAAVAGATGWSFREVLPYFRKSERYQGGESEYHGASGELCVSDLRNEHPYCAAWIEAGVQAGHGRNPDFNGARTEGLGAYQLTLRGHWRCDAATAFLAPVRARPNLTVLTGVHVTRVLIEQGRAVGVEWLQEGGLRSARADAEVLLAAGALQSPQLLQLSGVGPAGLLRGHGIAVHADAPQVGENLQDHYQARVIVKLRKRMSLNDQVRNPLALAAMGAQWLFRQRGPLTVGAGQVGGMVCSPHAQGGRPDVLFNVMPLSVDKPGDPLHRFSGFSASATQCRPLSRGTVQIRSADPLAPPRIVSNYLSDPHDAKVLVAGLKMLREIYRQPAFRDLVTDEEYLPGREAADDAALEAFARHKGGTVFHPAGTCRMGGDALSVVDPQLRVRGIERLRVIDAAVMPAMVSTNTNAASIMIAEKGAALVRGTG; encoded by the coding sequence ATGACGGCGGGCGCCGGCGGCTACGACTACATCATCGTCGGCGCCGGTTCGGCCGGCTGCGTGCTGGCCAACCGACTGAGCGCCGATGCGCGCTGCCGCGTGCTGGTGCTCGAGGCGGGCGGCGAGGGCGGCGCCTTCTGGCTGCGCATGCCGATCGGCTACTTCCGCACCATCTACGACCCGCGCTATTCGTGGCAGTTTGCCGTGGAGCCGCAGGAGGCCACGGGCCACCGCGCCATCGTCTGGCCGCGCGGCAAGGTGCTGGGCGGCTCCAGCGCGATCAACGGCCTGCTGTACATCCGCGGCCAGCATGCCGACTTCGACGACTGGGCCGCCGTGGCGGGCGCCACGGGCTGGAGCTTTCGCGAGGTGCTGCCGTACTTCAGGAAATCCGAGCGCTACCAGGGCGGCGAGAGCGAATACCACGGCGCCTCGGGCGAGCTGTGCGTCTCGGACCTGCGCAACGAACACCCCTACTGCGCCGCCTGGATCGAGGCGGGCGTGCAGGCCGGCCACGGCCGCAACCCGGACTTCAACGGCGCGCGCACCGAGGGCCTGGGCGCCTACCAGCTGACGCTGCGCGGCCACTGGCGCTGCGATGCGGCCACGGCCTTCCTGGCGCCGGTGCGCGCACGGCCCAATCTCACGGTGCTGACGGGCGTGCACGTGACGCGGGTGCTGATCGAGCAGGGCCGTGCGGTCGGCGTGGAGTGGCTGCAGGAGGGCGGACTGCGCAGCGCGCGTGCGGACGCCGAGGTGCTGCTGGCCGCTGGGGCGCTGCAGTCGCCGCAGCTGCTGCAGCTGTCGGGCGTGGGCCCGGCCGGCCTGCTGCGCGGCCATGGCATCGCGGTGCACGCCGATGCGCCGCAGGTCGGCGAGAACCTGCAGGACCATTACCAGGCGCGGGTGATCGTCAAGCTCAGGAAGCGCATGTCGCTGAACGACCAGGTGCGCAATCCGCTCGCGCTAGCCGCCATGGGCGCGCAGTGGCTGTTCCGCCAGCGCGGCCCGCTCACGGTGGGCGCGGGCCAGGTCGGCGGCATGGTCTGCAGCCCGCATGCCCAGGGCGGCCGCCCCGACGTGCTGTTCAACGTGATGCCGCTGTCGGTGGACAAGCCCGGCGATCCGCTGCACCGCTTCTCGGGCTTTTCGGCCTCGGCCACCCAGTGCCGGCCGCTGTCGCGCGGCACGGTGCAGATCCGCTCGGCCGATCCGCTGGCGCCGCCGCGCATCGTTTCCAACTACCTGAGCGATCCGCACGACGCCAAGGTGCTGGTGGCGGGCCTCAAGATGCTGCGCGAGATCTACCGCCAGCCGGCCTTCCGCGACCTGGTGACGGACGAGGAATACCTGCCCGGGCGCGAGGCGGCCGACGACGCCGCGCTCGAGGCCTTCGCGCGCCACAAGGGCGGCACCGTGTTCCATCCCGCCGGCACCTGCCGCATGGGCGGCGACGCGCTCTCGGTGGTGGACCCGCAGCTGCGCGTGCGCGGCATCGAGCGGCTGCGCGTGATCGACGCGGCCGTGATGCCGGCGATGGTGTCGACCAATACCAATGCCGCATCGATCATGATCGCGGAGAAGGGGGCGGCGCTGGTGCGCGGGACGGGTTGA
- a CDS encoding HHHH-motif protein, translating to MKIKQLVLSSVVAFATLAAFAPTIASAAPHHRAHKAHKVCKWNAHHHHRVCHWVR from the coding sequence ATGAAGATCAAGCAGCTTGTCCTCTCCAGCGTCGTTGCCTTCGCCACCCTGGCCGCCTTCGCACCGACGATCGCCTCCGCCGCGCCCCACCACCGGGCGCACAAGGCGCACAAGGTGTGCAAGTGGAATGCGCACCATCACCACCGCGTCTGCCACTGGGTGCGCTGA
- a CDS encoding CaiB/BaiF CoA-transferase family protein — MKNHLSMQPLAGVRVLDLSRVMAGPLCGMALADLGADVIKVEHPERGDDTRDWGLRIGRHNTSYFNSCNRNKRSICVDLQDKDGQALVRELAAQCDVVIQNFKYGGAQKMGLGYEDLHKLNPRIIYCSISGYSVLSPEKARPGYDLVIQGETGLMAMNGEEGQGPLKFGIAAVDMFTGMYSAQAILAVLYERTRTGEGRHIQMSLYDSGMMITSYYGLTAWLGKGDPAKFGNSHPSIVPYGVFEAADGPLVIAVGNNGQFRKFCDEVILCPELATDPKFATNTERAKHRHELLPILLGRIAQFPRADLLARMNEAGIPCGEVLGLYEALQSDRTAQTGVWHRFEDAEAGAQAVHAPPYVIDGARSDVRHPPPHLGEHTAEVLRELLDMGEGRFESLARRSVIK, encoded by the coding sequence ATGAAGAACCACCTTTCCATGCAACCCCTGGCCGGCGTGCGCGTGCTCGACCTGTCGCGCGTGATGGCCGGCCCGCTGTGCGGCATGGCGCTGGCCGACCTGGGCGCCGACGTGATCAAGGTCGAGCATCCCGAGCGCGGCGACGACACGCGCGACTGGGGCCTGCGCATCGGCCGCCACAACACCTCCTACTTCAACAGCTGCAACCGCAACAAGCGCTCCATTTGCGTCGACCTGCAGGACAAGGATGGCCAGGCGCTCGTGCGCGAACTCGCGGCGCAGTGCGACGTGGTGATCCAGAACTTCAAGTACGGCGGCGCTCAGAAGATGGGCCTGGGCTACGAGGACCTGCACAAGCTCAACCCCAGGATCATCTACTGCTCGATCTCGGGCTACTCGGTGCTGAGCCCCGAGAAGGCGCGCCCGGGCTACGACCTGGTGATCCAGGGCGAGACCGGCCTCATGGCCATGAACGGCGAGGAGGGCCAGGGGCCGCTCAAGTTCGGCATCGCCGCGGTCGACATGTTCACCGGCATGTATTCGGCCCAGGCCATCCTCGCCGTGCTGTACGAGCGCACGCGCACTGGCGAGGGCCGCCACATCCAGATGTCGCTCTACGACAGCGGCATGATGATCACGTCCTACTACGGGCTGACCGCCTGGCTGGGCAAGGGCGATCCCGCGAAGTTCGGCAACTCGCATCCGTCGATCGTGCCCTATGGCGTGTTCGAGGCTGCGGACGGTCCGCTGGTGATCGCGGTCGGCAACAACGGCCAGTTCAGGAAGTTCTGCGACGAGGTGATCCTCTGTCCGGAACTGGCGACCGATCCGAAGTTCGCCACCAACACCGAGCGCGCGAAGCACCGGCACGAGCTGCTGCCGATCCTGCTCGGCCGCATCGCGCAGTTCCCGCGCGCCGATCTGCTCGCGCGCATGAACGAGGCCGGCATTCCGTGCGGCGAGGTGCTGGGCCTGTACGAGGCGCTGCAGTCCGACCGGACGGCGCAGACCGGCGTCTGGCACCGGTTCGAAGACGCGGAAGCCGGCGCGCAGGCCGTCCATGCGCCGCCCTACGTCATCGACGGCGCGCGTTCGGACGTGCGCCACCCTCCGCCGCACCTCGGGGAGCACACAGCCGAGGTGCTGCGCGAACTGCTGGACATGGGCGAGGGCCGGTTCGAATCGCTGGCGCGCAGGAGCGTCATCAAATAA